Proteins encoded by one window of Salmonirosea aquatica:
- a CDS encoding PadR family transcriptional regulator yields MARTNLGEFEETILLMVAILDGEGYGVTISQALEEHTGRVVTFGTVHNTLIRLEEKGFVRSELGGATNERGGRRKRMFQITAYGSRTLREAQQLREELWRLVPPNALKLGGI; encoded by the coding sequence ATGGCCCGAACCAACTTAGGCGAATTTGAAGAAACCATACTATTGATGGTAGCTATTCTGGATGGAGAAGGCTACGGCGTTACTATCAGTCAGGCGCTGGAAGAACATACAGGCCGTGTGGTCACCTTTGGCACTGTACACAACACGCTTATCCGGCTGGAGGAAAAAGGCTTTGTGAGGTCAGAGCTGGGCGGCGCGACCAACGAGCGGGGAGGGCGTCGCAAGCGGATGTTCCAGATTACAGCCTATGGCAGCCGCACGCTCCGGGAAGCCCAGCAACTACGAGAGGAACTATGGCGGTTGGTTCCTCCCAATGCCCTAAAACTCGGGGGAATATGA